ACGTAACTCCCGCTGGTAATTATGCTACTCACCAAACAAGACCTTAATTCATCGCTTTACCCGGAAATTTCGGGTATGATGGCCCGCTATAGCGATGCCATTATTGCCGCCTGTCTGAACGATGCCGATGGCATTCTTACGGCCTACTTAGGCGTTCGCTACGACATCGCCGTGGAACTAGCCAAATCCGGCCCGGCCCGAAATGGCTACCTGCTCGCCCTGGCTAAAGACATCGCCATCTACCGACTCTACACTTTACAGGAGACCATACCCAAACACCGGGAATTGCTCTACACCCAGGCGATTGAACAGCTTAAAATGATTCAGGCCGGAAA
This window of the Spirosoma aerolatum genome carries:
- a CDS encoding phage protein Gp36 family protein codes for the protein MLLTKQDLNSSLYPEISGMMARYSDAIIAACLNDADGILTAYLGVRYDIAVELAKSGPARNGYLLALAKDIAIYRLYTLQETIPKHRELLYTQAIEQLKMIQAGKGTLPGISPAPVPDPLPVGQISYGSNPRRATLLGHLPGPMEYS